DNA from Variovorax sp. PBL-H6:
GCGTCGAGCGCGCAACGGTGCAATGCGAAATGGGTGGTGCGCGCCACAGTAGCACCTGCGAGGACGGCCTGGAACTGCGCGCGGGTCTTGAGCCGCTGCATGGAAGCCAACCGCAATGCGTCGGCAGAAGATGGCGGCGGTACGACTGGCAACAGAGCCGACGGCGCCTTAGACGGCGAGGCGCTTGCGGCCTTTGGCGCGACGTGCGTTGATCACGGCGCGGCCGCCGCGGGTCTTCATGCGGACCAGGAAC
Protein-coding regions in this window:
- the rpmH gene encoding 50S ribosomal protein L34 encodes the protein MKRTYQASKVRRARTHGFLVRMKTRGGRAVINARRAKGRKRLAV